Proteins from one Chroococcidiopsis sp. CCMEE 29 genomic window:
- a CDS encoding heavy metal-responsive transcriptional regulator — MQIPAFKSVQIANEEQQRHMLKIGEVSKRSGIGIEALRFYEKSGLLDKPERTDSGYRMYDARVLERLAFIKQAQVLGFSLEEIKRIIDEKRAGQSPCAEVRELVRLRLQELDERMQQMQRYRQELAHTLAKWDETGEVQGHICGLIEGSNVEYSITQTKLLGKKK, encoded by the coding sequence ATGCAAATACCAGCCTTTAAGAGCGTGCAGATTGCCAATGAGGAACAGCAACGCCACATGCTGAAGATTGGCGAAGTGTCGAAGCGCAGTGGCATCGGCATTGAAGCGCTCAGGTTTTACGAAAAGAGCGGCTTATTAGACAAACCTGAGCGTACCGATAGTGGTTACCGGATGTACGACGCCAGGGTATTAGAACGCCTTGCTTTCATCAAGCAAGCGCAGGTCTTAGGCTTCTCACTTGAAGAGATCAAGCGCATCATTGACGAGAAGCGTGCCGGACAAAGTCCCTGCGCTGAAGTCCGCGAACTCGTGCGCCTGCGCCTGCAAGAACTCGACGAACGCATGCAGCAGATGCAGCGCTACCGCCAAGAATTGGCACACACACTTGCCAAGTGGGATGAAACAGGCGAAGTACAAGGACATATCTGCGGCTTGATTGAAGGCAGCAATGTTGAGTACAGCATCACTCAGACTAAGTTGCTAGGAAAGAAAAAATGA
- a CDS encoding ABC transporter permease has protein sequence MFELFLAELKRSWIQFTRYSTEAISGVIVTTAVFYGLFLSARYIAGPSLQFGNRLDAIIIGYVLWALVLFIMTDIAGGLQAEAQTGTLEQLFLSPFSAPQVFLVRALASLTLQLTLIFSILLIIITLTRSQLSFPPSLLLPLLTVILGAYGLAFVMGSLALLLKRVQQLLGIFQFALLFLLSVPAETQVGPLSVLRFLLPMLPGAGILRDLMARGQMLEPIQLMLALLNGAAYFALGLFLFRWAERETKRRGRLGGY, from the coding sequence ATGTTTGAGCTATTCTTAGCTGAATTGAAACGCAGTTGGATTCAATTTACCCGCTACTCGACTGAGGCGATCAGCGGTGTTATAGTCACCACAGCAGTTTTTTATGGATTGTTCCTCAGCGCTCGCTACATTGCTGGTCCAAGCTTGCAGTTTGGCAATCGGCTGGATGCAATTATTATCGGATATGTCCTCTGGGCTCTAGTACTATTTATCATGACGGATATCGCTGGTGGCCTGCAAGCTGAAGCTCAAACTGGAACTCTAGAGCAACTGTTCCTCTCACCATTTAGCGCCCCGCAGGTATTCTTGGTGCGGGCGTTAGCTAGCTTGACTTTGCAGTTGACCTTAATCTTCAGCATTTTGCTGATTATTATCACCCTGACAAGGAGTCAACTTTCTTTTCCCCCTAGTTTGCTGCTGCCTTTGCTAACAGTGATTCTAGGTGCCTACGGTCTAGCATTTGTGATGGGGTCTTTAGCTTTGTTGCTTAAACGAGTCCAGCAGTTGCTCGGCATTTTCCAATTTGCCCTATTGTTTCTGCTGAGCGTGCCAGCTGAAACTCAGGTAGGTCCACTTTCGGTGCTAAGGTTTCTGCTGCCGATGCTACCTGGGGCAGGAATACTCCGTGACTTGATGGCACGCGGGCAAATGCTCGAGCCAATTCAGTTAATGCTTGCTTTATTAAATGGTGCAGCCTATTTTGCCTTGGGACTTTTCTTGTTCCGTTGGGCTGAGCGCGAGACTAAGCGGCGAGGTAGACTGGGTGGATATTAA
- a CDS encoding ABC transporter ATP-binding protein, which translates to MQVLEAHHLRKTYRYQGKVIEAVRDVSLSIAAKEVLAFLGPNGAGKTTTIKMIAGLILPDDGKVKIVGRNPHRDTQALRMLGAVLEGNRNLYWRLTPEENLEYFGVLRGLSRSFARKRGNELLERFDLLPKRRNTVQTLSRGMQQKLAIAVALVHQPRLLLLDEPTLGLDVEATESVKLLVREIAREGCAILLTTHQLNIAEELSDRVAIIHRGEIIAEKPTDELIRQFSGTAYTIELENYLDPDRTSKIELLGGVVQAKTIYLREPEMLYQVFNILQPLPLVRVEKDQANLTEIFLKLVRGNV; encoded by the coding sequence ATGCAAGTCCTGGAGGCGCATCATCTCAGAAAGACATACCGCTATCAGGGTAAGGTCATTGAAGCTGTACGTGACGTATCGCTCAGTATTGCAGCTAAAGAGGTGCTGGCTTTCTTAGGTCCCAACGGAGCAGGCAAGACAACGACGATCAAAATGATTGCTGGTTTAATTTTGCCTGATGATGGCAAGGTCAAAATTGTTGGTCGCAATCCTCATCGCGATACACAAGCGCTAAGAATGCTAGGTGCAGTGCTGGAAGGGAACCGCAACCTTTATTGGCGGCTAACTCCAGAGGAAAACCTAGAATACTTTGGCGTGTTGCGGGGACTCTCGCGTTCATTTGCCCGTAAGCGAGGTAATGAACTTTTAGAGCGGTTTGACCTGCTACCAAAACGCCGAAATACCGTTCAGACTCTTTCACGGGGGATGCAACAGAAGCTGGCGATCGCTGTTGCTCTGGTGCATCAACCTCGGCTCCTGCTGCTAGATGAGCCAACTTTAGGTCTCGATGTCGAAGCGACTGAGAGTGTGAAGTTGCTAGTCAGAGAAATTGCTCGGGAAGGATGTGCCATCCTGCTGACAACTCATCAACTAAATATTGCGGAGGAACTCTCCGACCGGGTAGCAATTATTCATAGAGGTGAAATCATTGCTGAAAAACCAACTGACGAGTTAATTCGGCAATTTTCTGGCACAGCCTACACAATTGAGTTGGAAAATTATCTGGACCCAGATCGAACCAGCAAAATTGAGCTTTTAGGCGGAGTAGTGCAGGCGAAAACCATCTACCTGAGAGAACCAGAAATGCTCTACCAAGTCTTCAATATCCTCCAACCTCTGCCCCTAGTCCGGGTGGAAAAAGACCAAGCTAACCTAACTGAAATTTTCCTAAAACTAGTGCGAGGCAATGTTTGA
- a CDS encoding glucosamine-6-phosphate deaminase, which yields MSNLSNPSQLHAPAKTFQVDSLAVRLYNRKAELTQDAAKIAQHYLQKLLTQQSTAAVILATGNSQIKFLEALIDLGGVDWSRIALFHLDEYLGIEADHPASFRCYLRERVEKWVNPGVFHYIEGDAMEPLAECDRYTQLLLAQPIDLCCLGVGENGHLAFNEPSVAAFDDPHYVKLVKLELATRQQQVSEGHFPVLEAVPQYAFTLTIPMICSAQKILCLAPEKRKAVAVKEMLQGSICTNSPASALRTQAQATLFLDADSASRLDF from the coding sequence ATGTCTAATTTATCCAATCCCTCACAACTACATGCGCCCGCCAAAACCTTTCAGGTTGATTCCCTAGCGGTGCGTCTCTACAACCGGAAAGCCGAACTGACTCAGGACGCGGCAAAGATTGCACAACACTATTTGCAAAAACTCCTCACCCAACAAAGTACAGCTGCTGTAATTCTGGCAACCGGCAATTCACAAATCAAATTTCTCGAAGCCCTAATTGATTTGGGAGGTGTAGATTGGTCGCGGATCGCCCTTTTCCATCTCGATGAATATCTAGGGATTGAAGCCGATCATCCCGCTAGTTTCCGTTGCTACTTGCGCGAGCGAGTGGAGAAGTGGGTGAATCCAGGGGTGTTTCACTACATAGAAGGCGACGCGATGGAACCATTGGCTGAATGTGATCGCTACACCCAGCTTCTGTTGGCACAGCCGATAGACCTTTGTTGCCTTGGTGTGGGAGAAAACGGACACCTAGCTTTTAATGAGCCTTCAGTGGCGGCTTTTGACGACCCCCACTATGTAAAACTGGTGAAACTGGAATTAGCAACACGCCAGCAACAGGTGAGTGAAGGTCATTTTCCTGTGCTCGAAGCTGTACCCCAATACGCTTTTACATTGACAATCCCGATGATATGCTCCGCTCAAAAAATACTCTGCCTCGCGCCGGAAAAACGCAAAGCTGTAGCAGTGAAGGAGATGTTGCAAGGATCGATCTGCACTAATTCCCCTGCTTCAGCCCTGCGGACACAAGCTCAGGCAACGTTATTTCTGGATGCGGATTCAGCCAGCAGGCTCGATTTTTAG